The Haloarcula laminariae genome includes a window with the following:
- a CDS encoding Mov34/MPN/PAD-1 family protein, whose protein sequence is MIQITRRIQDFIAKFRRNEESQEFDEGAGIEQQYPSVVVPARVCETTCEALRSHAPVGQSHEGVAYWAGVTLEDIPVTFVTTCIVPEAETGPGHFEVSTGANARVTRAVHDNDIAVLGTVHSHPGAGTHHSGVDDDEAFTVYDGYYSVIVPDYGTEGMLPLTKCGVHRYEAGTETFRKLNDTEISSTFTTPTAPLKIDTR, encoded by the coding sequence ATGATACAAATAACTCGTCGTATACAAGATTTCATAGCGAAGTTCCGTAGAAACGAGGAGTCACAAGAATTTGATGAGGGAGCAGGAATAGAACAGCAGTATCCTTCTGTGGTAGTTCCAGCTAGAGTCTGTGAAACCACTTGTGAAGCGCTTCGAAGCCACGCTCCGGTCGGCCAGAGCCATGAGGGTGTTGCGTATTGGGCGGGCGTCACGCTTGAGGACATTCCTGTTACATTCGTCACAACGTGTATTGTTCCTGAAGCTGAGACTGGACCTGGCCATTTCGAGGTCTCCACAGGAGCAAATGCAAGAGTAACACGGGCGGTACACGACAATGACATTGCTGTACTTGGTACAGTACACAGTCATCCGGGTGCTGGGACACACCATTCAGGAGTGGACGATGATGAGGCGTTCACTGTTTATGATGGGTATTATTCGGTAATCGTTCCGGACTATGGCACTGAGGGTATGCTCCCACTCACGAAGTGTGGTGTTCATCGATATGAAGCAGGCACAGAAACATTCCGTAAATTGAATGACACCGAGATCTCTTCGACGTTCACTACTCCGACTGCACCGCTTAAAATAGATACTCGATAA
- a CDS encoding ubiquitin family protein, giving the protein MPPQLTITIEAPNGKSDEFSFDQSTKVSESAEKAADEFGIQNTNNPTLARITDEGQEELKPNRTLVSYDLDGETVIWTDRGKGAGR; this is encoded by the coding sequence ATGCCTCCTCAACTCACCATAACGATTGAAGCTCCTAATGGAAAGAGTGACGAGTTCTCCTTTGACCAATCTACTAAAGTCAGCGAGTCTGCTGAGAAAGCTGCCGACGAGTTTGGCATCCAGAACACGAATAATCCAACACTTGCTCGGATTACCGATGAAGGTCAGGAAGAACTCAAGCCAAACCGGACGCTGGTGAGCTACGACCTTGATGGCGAAACCGTGATCTGGACGGACCGAGGAAAAGGCGCCGGAAGATGA